The Dreissena polymorpha isolate Duluth1 chromosome 2, UMN_Dpol_1.0, whole genome shotgun sequence nucleotide sequence ggccctgtcAGTGGGAAAGTGGTATGTATGCAGTATTTGAGTCTGGTtgatacggatgtattggggaatcgatcAAGTCAAGATAATGCGTAAATTTTCCTGAAaggattaaaataatttttaaaatggcGTTATGAATGACTTTATACCTTGGTTTAATCTTGCAATTAAAGTCCTAACATTTACATTGGTGCGTTGACCAGTAAAACATGATAATTACTCAACTAACGCACTAACATCAAAAATGAATGTAAACTTAAGAAATTCATTAACATATGGAAGGGGATGCCCACCCAAACCCAACCCTGACGGCCCCAGTCACCtgaaaaaatcctgtggaaagaaCTGCCAATCACAAAGGCTAATTTAAAAACACATATGAAAACATCTTCAAAACGTATAAATGCATAAGTCTGTCAAAATAAAAACGTGTACAGAATGCAAATTTTACGAACAATGACATTTCACTGTCAGTCTAACTTTGTCATCATTTAAAGTATGGTAAATTCTTTAAACGTACCCTAAATGGTTAACAGATTGCTGGCCGTTAGGTCATATTTTTTTGGATTTATCGTTAGTCTCATTTCTTCCGGTATGactagataccgaaaacagtactgttttcgcgaaaacagtaacatgcaccaaaaacagtgttttattatatgaaaacagtGAATATTAAGACGAAAACAGCGCTTTATCCTACATGTATGCCTGGTTTAAAAAAGAATAgtagtttaaagatatttcaacatatatgttaaaactttttaataaaatttattttaaattaaaaaaaatccacattcattttctttatacgaaaacagtaaaatgtacgCCCGAAAACATTGAACAAATATACGAAAACAGTATGTATTCAACATGTTAGTAAGAAATACATATCAATAATACATAACCAatactattttattcatttgtaatgAAGTTTATTATTtcaagaaaccaaaaccagcatAGCAAATGGGTGACGATCGGATTCCAACGTTCATTGTATTAACGACCAATATCACGTGCATGTAAAATACCACGCCGTATACTCCAGATGACCGTATAGATCAGCAATATGGGCTcaaatatgcatgtttatgtgtatataattataactaaaatcataaataaattataatttataatgagattgctttaaaataattattacaagaAAATGAACGGTCAATGCTAAGGTTGTATAAAAAACAACCGAAAAAGCATTGAACAAAactgaacatttttattttttagccaatttttttttttttctaaaacaagcATCATGTAATGAATAGTTGAGAACAATATTCTGAGACtttcacattttatatttactttttaatttatttgcattttagtaGAAATAATTTCACATCATTTATTCTTGTACAGTACAGaaagttactttaaaataaacaaaatatgcaacctaCGATTTCTTTGTTTATTCGTCAGTCGTTGTCAAACGCCTTCaactgtttgtataaatatagggGTGCATTACGTTTTTTGGAGTGtaaagtatttgtcacagttatctgTCAggtgtgaaaccattgtttaataccggtatacgtggtttttaatccaattacgcaaatgtaatgggcCATTGCCCTAAGGGGTTTATCTGCAAAgttttattaccttaatccgGTCATAAAAATGATTGATCGAAGTGGCACCAGATAAGTGAAAATAGGGaagaaatctggtaaaatagcgaTTTAAAATGTACTGTCCGAAAAGTAAGAATCACAAAAAAGTATTAACCGAATACTTAGGGGTATTATTATTCCCTTATGCTGTGATTATTTATAGGCTTGTGACTTCAAAGCTGTTGTCTTGTCGTTTGCGatcagcacatgttttaaacttttaaacacgGTCCGATACCGAGCGTCATATTATGCATCttattatgaaatgttatttatttccagATTGTCTTTATGTGAAACATTTATGTtcgttttaaatttaattaaaatgtctaCCAGAAAtaccaatatttaaaatgtgttaaataataaaatatatattttgatgatgTAATCTTTTATATTACCTTTGCCTTTATGACATGTACCGTACGTCTTAAACATATTTGAATCTTCGCTTAAATGCTTAATGAAgtaatcatattttaaaatcgtGATTTAATGGAAAtatcacgatgtaaaggtgggaaatctaactgttttcggtaaatGTACTGTTTTCGATATATGTCCtcgtattgataaaaaatgcttccatttaaaaacagcaataaaatttcgtaaaaaataaataattaatataaagcatcattTAAATGAGTACTGgagtaaacattcattaaaatcatagtttaacgccactatcacgatgTAAAGATGGgaatctaactgttttcggtacatgttactgttttcgcgaacacagtactgttttcggtatctagtCATACCCCATTTCTTCTTCAGTGTCAAACTAGGCGCTTAAAAGTATTGTTAAGCGCATCGCtgacaaattatttaattgaatcaAGGAAAATTAATTGCAAGAAAGAGAAAATTACAAAGTCGTCCAAATTTTTACTAATTGTTAACACTGAATTAATTTAAACCCTTAAAGTTCATAAAATTACGAACAAAAACCCAATACATAATAGAAAACTGTTACTTTACATTACAGCACTGTTAACTTTCAAACCGTATATGTTAAAAGTGTGTCAAGTTATGTAATATTTATCAGCACAGTATTATCAATATCATGATAAGTAGTGTCAGAGAGAAAATCATGGAAAAGGTTCTTGTAGTTGGAGCAGGGATGAcagtagtccatataaacggactcccagtgcctttgataatttttgctatggcggctctggcagtccatatgcaccccttcataaacatgggtgcagttcagtgcagcgaatccgtgcgcttcacttaacagacgtcgttcgagacaaattgaggaaaataatgaaaaaacttcataaacatgttaaatttacctgaatggcaacctacggatgtcatcctttgcatgcaccctataaaaacacgacgatgtttcaacacacttttctcgctgacatgtttatgtttaaatttgaaacagtgtattctgtatcgaataccacatcattatcgactttataggctggagcacataacccgacatgcaaaatattggtgtactgcgacctaaccaatattctgtcaattttccaatatggcggatacagcgtacaaaacaaaacctatgtcaataaaatcaattatttcttgctttaatggtaccatttggatgagtttgtggtttagataggtaaacttgtaTGAGTTCATGCattttcagtgttccttaacccttgcattgttgaaaccattttgcacccatggccaagagagagtgcattgcaactatcagcaaccctttgggttataaagctgatagttgaattattgcaactaggatgACAGGGGCTTCAATAGCTGCCTTTCTGAGACAAGAACTTTCAAAATCTACCAAAATATCAATATGGGAAAAGAGCAATGGAATAGGTATTCATCTTGTTGACTATTCACCTTGAGTTCTTGACTACGTTTGATTAAAGTGCAAGTATTAGACTGAGTAATGCATACCTTCTTCTTCAGTGTCAAACAAGGCGCTTACAAGTATTGTTAAGCGCTTCGCtgacaaattatttaattgaatcaAGGAAAATTAATTGCAAGAAAGAGAAAATTACAAAGTCGTCCAAATTTTTACTAATTGTTAACACTGAATTAATTAAACCCTTAAAGTTCATAAAATTACGAACAAAAACCCAATACATAACAGTAAACTGTTACTTTTTTCCTTATTTAACATTACAGCACTGTTAACTTTCAAACCGTATATGTTAAAAGTGTGTCAAGTTACGTAATATTTATCAGCACAGTATTCTCAATATCATGATAAGTAGTGTCCGAGAGAAAATCATGGAAAAGGTTCTTGTAGTTGGAGCAGGGATGACAGGGGCTTCAATAGCTGCCTTTCTGAGGCAAGAACTTCCAAAATCTACCAAAATATCAATATGGGAAAAGAGCAATGGAATAGGTATTCATCTTGTTGACTATTCACCTTGAGTTCTTGACTACGTTTGATTAAAGTGTTGTTTACAGAAATATAGAACGAAAGTAATATTGATAAAAATTGGCACCAAAATTTTGGTACTGGTTGAACCAGGGACCCCTCATTGTCAGGGTGAGTGCTCACCAGGCTTTGCACACTGGGATGCTACACAATGCCCCCCACACACCTATCATGGCCAAATTCATCCTGTTATGTATGAGTGACAGAATGGCTTCTTTCTAATATTTCAGGTGGTCGCATGTCAACCAGTCGCGCCAGTAACATCCGTAATAGTACAGTTGACTTGGGAGCACAGTACATTTCTGCGTCTCCTCTCTACCAGCAGAAACATTCAGGGTATGCTTGCATTGAACACTCTTTTACAGGATACTTTCCATTTGGATTGCATATTTcgtaaaacaaattataaaatgttgCTATAATTACTCTCTGTTTAGTTTTAGTGTTAGTTAATGTCTAttcaaaataaaacttttttcaaaatgttgaCATCTATAATCCCAATGCATAATCTGCCCTTTCaccaatatatatattaatctaTTATCAATGTCATATAAATTATCATAAACAAAAACGAATATGAGTCTAACTTTTCAAATACTGGTACATGGTTTTAGTGGACTTACATTTTGCATCACTACAATAATGTTATCATTATTGTGCATGCACAATGTGATTCTTTATGTACCTTTCATTCATcaaaaatgtaattaaacttTAACTTTCTTGGAGTGCAAAGGATATCCtggttataacatttttaaatacaagtaataaattattttttgttaactgAATGATTGTAAACTTAGGAGTCATTTGCAATTAAccattgttaatataaaaaaaaatatttgcaaaaataatgacGTGTTATTTTTAGAATCTACTCAGAGTTAATCCAGGCCGGGCTTCTGATGGCAATCGATGTGGCCAGCATAGAAGGCCACTCTGATAAACAGCCGGACACCAAGCACTATGTTGTGCCAGAGGGGATCAGTGCTTTGGTGAAACACTTCGTGAACAAAGCAGGCAAGAATTTTTATGACTATCATTACATCCCAGTGTAATGAATAAGATTAATAACAGTTAGTTTTCTAAATGGGTTGTATTTTACTGGATAAAGTAATTCAATAATTATTACAGAATGTATGAAACATATATTACCAAgattacattttcttttttttgcccTTGTACATTATCTGGTCTTTAAGTTTATTCAACAGGTGTCGGTCTATGGTGTGTTTCAAGATATTTTTAACTTAatacaattgttgttttttaatttacaagTGTTAAATAGTGTAAGTGTTAGTAAGAAAGAGGCTTATATCACTTGAAATATTGAGCACATTCATTCTTAAATTACggtaataataatttcaaaatgaaatgtaaatattGTGTACCCGTAACATACTGGTATAACAGATTTACTTGTGATGATCATTTGATTGTTTTACAATGGTATATAGTATGTctacaatattaatttatttatataaaacaatgacATCATACTGTTGCTAAACATGTGATTGTCATGTTAGTCAAGTTATACAtgaattgaaataaacaaatgttGGTTGCCATGTTACAGATGCATCTGTCGGTCGTCAACATTTGGTAACCAGCATCACGACAGAAGGAACCCATGTTGCTGTAACCACAGAGCAGGGTATCAAAGAGTTGTTTGATGCTGTGGTTCTCACCATGCCTGTACCACAGATATTTCAGTTAAAAGGAGACATTGCTAAATTTATAGGTATGTCATAAAACGTGAGATCAAACACTGAATGGTCCTCTAGTATTTTCAGCTCAACTATTGGCTGAATAGTCCAAGATATACATGTTCTACTCATTTTAATGTCAGCGTTAAGGTAAATGCAAAACTTCTCACTGTTTCTACTAAAGGTATTGAATAGAAAATTCACAGATGTGTTTGTGTCATTGTGTAAGTTTACTGACCAAATTATAATACTCCGTCCTGCAATTTAGCACTATTATGTCccctttttttctttcaaatatgGTGAAGGTAAGTAAGCAATTTCTGCATATCTTGATTTCTACTACAGTAAGTGAATTCAAATTTAGCACTTGTATTCaaggtcattgtgtgaggtcactgacccaTTTCTGTAACTCTGACCtgaaatttagcagaattatgtccacttttttattcaaaaattTGGTTTTGATAATTGTGCAATATCTTGATATCACTGTTTCTTCTACAAGTATTCAATTTAAACTTCAAACATGTGTTCTGgttcattgtgtgaggtcacggACCAACTTCCCTAAATCTGAACTGCAATTAATTGTACAGTAATTACACGTATACTCCTTTTTGAACTTAGAAAATTCAAGTAAACATTTGCTTGCACCTACACCATATCTCTATATTAACTCCAGATATTGCAATACAAGTGTTCAATGTGTTCagagtatttataaaatatcacTGACCACTGCCTATAATATTGACCAGCCTTTAGGCATGATTTTGCCTCCTTTTGTTCTTGCAAAAGTCGGAATAAGGTTTGTCTGCAAGCTCAATTTAAAGTTTGCATGCAACAAATAATATGTAAGTACCTTTGTATCTGGGGCAAGATGACGTGTAAATGTGATGTTGCTAAATATACAGACAGATAAAAAGTTGTTCACTTAATAAGTAAGGATagagaaaatgtttttaaattttgttagcGATTGCATTTTGGGTCATTgggatcaaggtcactgtaactaaaagtagaaaaagtgttttttttgctTGAGAATGGTGTAAGTTTGTTTCTAAGCAGCTTAAATGCAGGCCTAATGTTGGATTGCAGTTGAGACTATGTGGAGCAAggtatttgtttataaaaatatacaaatggTTTCCTATCAATAAATATTATTGAGTTTAGGAGCAGTTTATGCATAGCATTTGGGGGTTTAAACTGGCTTTATCTGTCATTTTTCTGTGTTTACTCTAAGACTGTAATGGGGTCATTGATGTCACTTTCAAATTGGATTGGTTTATATGCATGCCTGTTTTTCTGGAATGTTTGCAAGAGAAAAAAAGAGTTTCAATTAAAGCATTGAAGAGGCTACAAGGTTGTTACACAAGTATCTTCAAATTATGAGAATCTCTCATAAGAAGATTTGACGTTTCTTGTTACAACAACAATTTCTCATGTTTGGCCATCATGCTGGGGATTAAACTTGAGCAGAATGGCAGGAGGCCCCCTTCCATTTTAATTCCCGGCCATTTGAAAAATCTTCCAACCCTTTTGTTGTCCCTCTTTAATTGTTCAATGTTCTCATAATATGCTGACATCCACAAGTGTTTTTATTGGCTATTGAAAATTTTATAGAGTAACATATAGTATATGCTTCTACAAGCATCTACTGATTTATAAGTAAGGAACATGCTTTATGGAACATAATTATGCTGAATGGGTGCTAGAGTGGAAACAGCACCATTAAGTCACTAACAAAGTAAAAAGTTTACCACCCACCAATTTTGCATGAAAGAGGTGACCCTGTCCGGCCAAAGTGcccttatatttgtttttttactcttTCTAATGTCTTGTCACTCATTCTTTATGTTCAGCGTCCTTATGTTTCTGTAACAGGTGAGAAGGGCATCAAGGCAGATCTACAGAATGTCAGCTACTCTTCTAGATTTGCTGTGGGCTTGTTCTTCCCTCCTGGAACATGTCTCGATGTCCCATGGTCTGCCAAATACATTTACGACAATCCTTGTGTACGATATGTGTCTGTTGAcaatagaaaaagaaataaaGGTACTGTACACACCTGTTTTCATTGTCCTTTCACCTGtatcaaaattaatttagtattccTTCCTGTCTCATTTAAAGTGCACATGTTTTAATTATGAATACATAAACCTAGTCAGTCAGtgcatattaattattattgaaaagAAGTGTCTTCAATGTAAACAGACCTCAGACAAAAGCCAATTCATGTGTAACTTTGAATTCCAGTCAAAATGTACAGTTGCTCAAACTGTAATACCTAAGAATGTTACAGTCTCTTAACTTAAACATAGATACtgacatgaatattatttattgcaCAAGCATCATGATTACCAAACATTTGAAAATTAGTTTagtataattaattgtttaaattgataGATTTAATggtttgaaataaaatacttatCCAAAAGCTAGGTCTGGTACCATCTTAATATGTGGCCAATAAAATATTGCCAGAACTTGCAgcatttaagtgatattatgagcatttttcactgttgaattgagctgaaaagaataaacaggtcgaaagagttagttaaaatgtggttactgaccaattatttgcaacccatcttgctaccagttgtttataaaaaatatatattatattcaatattttacgtgactcacccagtcctgtaagccaaaatgatccgtaaaacgaaatagtgtttttttgttGCATGAACGAATCTgtactaaaactagatttagattcacatcgtaaatcaaatcatttctgtcgtccgttgtcaaaacaaaagtagggttgatattcaaatgcattatttttctctccgggatattgttttagtatgttgatgctgcattaacaaatataagtgtatatgaagtgaaaacaccaaaaatgaacaacgattgcgatagacacctatgaaCTGTaagatgctcataatatcactttaatggaTTTAGAACATTTCTGATACTGAATATAGacataatttaaattgtttacgGTTGATTATGGGCCTCTTGTTTCTCCGTAGACTCAGCCGATGTTGGCCCCTCTGTGTGCATTCACACGTCTGTGCCCTGGAGCATGGAGAACTTGGAGAAAGACAAGGATTCAGCTGCTCAAGAAATTCTTGAACACGTCAAGGCTGTGCTACCATGGTTACCCAAACCATCAGAGGTTAAAGGTCACAAGTGGAGGTATTCACAAGTAAGTAGGATTCATCTCGATTTTGTGTTTTGTAGGGTAATGTTTATGAAGCAATTTTTCTGCCATGATATATAAGCTAGCTTTAATCATGTTGGAATAATGTGTGCCTTGGACCAGGGAGGACTTTGGTGTTATCCCCATTCTGAACTTGGCATTTTTACAGATGGATTACGCAAGTGCATATTTATTGCCTGAAAATCATAGAGTTTTATACACTAAAGTTTTTTATTCACATTAATGTTCAAAAATATTCATACAGTATAAACAACACTCTGCCATACAACATATGTTGTATGCTGTCTTGAAAAACGTATAAACCATTTATTGATGTCAAAAAAAGCTGTTAAGTGTGACATAGTATATTGATAAAATGCAATACGTTATACCATTTACAGGGTAAGGCACATTGTTTCAACTCCTCGTTTTCACCAAAATTctaagacttaagtctaagaataaagaaaattctttaaattagaatattcaagaatttatttaattttgagtcaaactctgcagtaaacatctatctatattattcttcatatagaacatttttttaatgacataatcaccagtggaggcctgtatatattcaaacactgaacacatttttcttggttccaagtctattctttattcataagtctaagaatcggttggtgaatacaggccctaGTCTCAGTTTATGTTTTAAAGCTCAGTTTATGGATGATCACAAATTCACACATTCACTCTAAATAGCCTTAATAGATGACATGGTTAATTGTATAACATGACTTTAGAGAGCAACAATTGGATGGATGAAATTttttacatcatttatttttcAGTTTGTCTTATGCAActactttattaatttatttcattgcACTGATGAAAGTCTTTGTAATGGTTGACTTATGGTAAGTATTTGCTCGGATTTTTTTGAGCCCTGCTAAATAAATTACCAATCATTTACCACTGACATTCAGGTAGAAAATATTTAAACCCTACAGACATATGagctgtgtcatgcaaaaatgggtcttacacTATATGCTGCCAGCaagctccagatcagcctgcacatTCTAGTCAGAAGCTACCCTGTCGTCTATAAAGTCATGGAAGGTTTCTTGGTCTTATTAGGGGACATggtacctcctgaccagactgcgtgaaTGCCCAGGTCTTTCTGGAGCTACACTGTAAGCATATGGCATAAGGATCATTTCACATGACAATAGTGGATATGTTGTCTGCCCTATGAATGGGAGGTTCCTGGTTTGATACAAACTTAATGAATCATTCTCTCAGCCAAGTCATGCTTTGCAATAGATAAGTCTTCTATTAATGATGCACATTGCTTCATAAGTGAGTTAAAGTGACAGACCTTGAAATTTATTTGCCTTGTTAAGAATACATTGTTAGTTCGTTCAGAACTTAATTGCAAGTGGGCCTCAAGCTCAAT carries:
- the LOC127867654 gene encoding renalase-like isoform X2; its protein translation is MISSVREKIMEKVLVVGAGMTGASIAAFLRQELPKSTKISIWEKSNGIGGRMSTSRASNIRNSTVDLGAQYISASPLYQQKHSGIYSELIQAGLLMAIDVASIEGHSDKQPDTKHYVVPEGISALVKHFVNKADASVGRQHLVTSITTEGTHVAVTTEQGIKELFDAVVLTMPVPQIFQLKGDIAKFIGEKGIKADLQNVSYSSRFAVGLFFPPGTCLDVPWSAKYIYDNPCVRYVSVDNRKRNKDSADVGPSVCIHTSVPWSMENLEKDKDSAAQEILEHVKAVLPWLPKPSEVKGHKWRYSQVDKGFPGSPGCVILSDSPPVLLAGDAFSRGVFDGCLDSALATQQLLVGLHKSKV
- the LOC127867654 gene encoding renalase-like isoform X1, with protein sequence MISSVREKIMEKVLVVGAGMTGASIAAFLRQELPKSTKISIWEKSNGIGGRMSTSRASNIRNSTVDLGAQYISASPLYQQKHSGIYSELIQAGLLMAIDVASIEGHSDKQPDTKHYVVPEGISALVKHFVNKADASVGRQHLVTSITTEGTHVAVTTEQGIKELFDAVVLTMPVPQIFQLKGDIAKFIGEKGIKADLQNVSYSSRFAVGLFFPPGTCLDVPWSAKYIYDNPCVRYVSVDNRKRNKDSADVGPSVCIHTSVPWSMENLEKDKDSAAQEILEHVKAVLPWLPKPSEVKGHKWRYSQVDKGFPGSPGCVILSDSPPVLLAGDAFSRGVFDGCLDSALATQQLLVGLHKSKV